The following is a genomic window from Fundulus heteroclitus isolate FHET01 chromosome 16, MU-UCD_Fhet_4.1, whole genome shotgun sequence.
tgggaGATAGACACCCGCCCCCCACAACCCACCAtagataagcaggtatagacaatggatgatAGATAGATGAATGTCCAGTCAGTGATAATAAGCTTAATCAGACTAGGGTTTTGTGGCAGGACCAAATCACACCAGCAAGTCAACATCTGAATGGCTTTgaacaaaagaagaaatgaaggtattatggcctagtcaaagtctgtgTAATGACCTTAGATATATGATTGAGGCTTGAAAAGCCTCAACTGTGACTATGGGAAAACAATTCAGCAagattgtgtcaaaaaaaaaacgcactgCTACATCTCACAAATGCCTGCTGGCAGTTGTTGTGGAACAGGTTAGGTTCAGGTTTTTCTCACAGGACTTCTTTTTATCTGTTAACAAATGCAACCAGTACTGAAAACCTGCTGTTTGTATCTACTCAGGTTATTTCAGATATTAAAGTTTCATTTATAATCTAAACATTtagatgtgacaaaaaaaatgaaaccgaAGATatttgtaagattttttttaaaatgtggaatATGACGAAGAAGCATGCTGACTCTAGACCAGTTGTTCTCAAATGCTTTCTGTTGAGCCCCCcattgaagaaagaaaaatttgCAAATAACATATATATGCTTCATTTATATCATACAACAATGGTTTCCAGcaactagaatgtttcaacttgttttttaactatataatattaacaatatttatagcttttgtCCTGACTCGTACCTGCTgtcaaaacaaaggatgaaacaaaaatgttcactgccTGCGGACAAAGTACGCTCTATCTGGAAAGATGGCACATTACTTTTGACTAGCTTTAAATTtcatatggcaaaaataatatcaagccattCATATTAAAGACGAACTTCAGttagttttgtacttttttaggaGTTCATTAACAGTATTCCTCATACTACTGACCGCAGGAACAGACCAAACAGcaagggggtgctgttgtcacatttagaatgatttagaGGGTCTGTATTTTCTAGACAAAAAAGGGCAAGGCTGTTCTTACACCCCCTGCAATACCTTCAACCCCactatttgagaagcactgctCTAGACTAATGACGCTAATGTACTGTTAATTGTCCgcttttggaagaaaaaaaaaacataagcataaaaaaacaaatcctgtACCAAGCTCAACAGTCTCATTCCCTTTTTGCCACGTCCAATGTACTTTGAGGTTTTCCGCAGGAGCCACATCCTTAATGCTGCACTTCAGCTCCATCACTCCTCCCTCCACTGTGGATGTTGAATTATCCTTGGTGTCGATGGAGACATTTTCTGGTGGTTCTGCGGGTCAGTTAAGTGAAAACAGTTAAAATTCATACAGTCAAGCGTAACGGCAAAGAGGGGACAAAATTCAGGCCTGCTTACTGTAAAGAATGTAGAGTAAAGTTTTATTACACCGTCCTATTCCCTTAAAGTCTCCGTGACAAACAGGACTTAGGTCCCAGTCTTTGCTCACGTCAGGTGTCCAACTTTCATTGGAAATATTTCTGTCCGGCTGGATCTGCCAGAATATTTCCTTAACGTTTGAGTCAGCGTTTCGGGGCTTGCAAACTGCAGCCTGGCCTCTGCTTTGGTATTCCAGCACCATTGTGTCTGGTTGTATTTCAATGGGACATTCCTGCTCGGCACCTGTGGAAAACAGGGTgggaacagaaaatgttatttcacTTGAACGACCACGGCCGTTGTTATAACGCAACATTTCCGTGCAGCAATAGTTTCTTAGCTAGATAGCGTTGAAAAGACAAAAGGTCCTTAATGGACTGCTAGATCTGCAGGCAACAGGAAAAGGATGTGGCCCCTCCTTTACCGCATACTCGGCCTGTTGCCCACCATTCCTAAAGGTGGTTGGTATTGATAAGTGCGTCATATTCTAACAATCCATTTTCCTTAGATCATAACAGAAAAATTATTCTGTGTCATTGTTTAAATAACAATTGTGAATTATTTCTTTATAGATATTGGAAAAAGCAGTGTTTTCTGATTTTCTGCGTGTAATGTAACTATTTtgatgcagttcaaagtctaaACATGTGTATAGTCCATCATATGCATACTAatgaacttattttttttttttttaaacgcggctgtgctttttaaaatctgCTCCTGGCGAAGCAGGGAACCTGAACATTCAGCATTAGGCACTGAGCCATTTTGATCCCGACCCCAGAAACGTAAAACGTCAGGTCTATAAGTGCGCACATGAAAGAGCCAAAACTTACTGGAGTTTGTCCCGTTAGAAAGCGACAGCAGCTCTAACACGAAAAGCACCGAGAGCAGGCGAAGACAGCTGAAGTCCTCCATCGGGAATACAGTTAAAGGGGTAGTTTCTCCGGCTTTGTCTCGTCTCCTCTACTCCTCTCGGAGTTTCTCTCGCTTCGCCTCAGCTGCACGGAAACAGCCAGAGGCGGGCTGAATGGAACTATGGAGACTTGTTTAGGAGCAACACGCTAAGCTAAGCTACAGTTCCAGGCTCCGAGGCGCTCCTCGTCGGGTGGAGAGAGGAAGacagccccccctccccaaaaacACTGGGCACAGAGTCACGGCATGCCCACACACTCCCACCGAGACTATAAATGTAGCAGCTGAGCAACAAGCTGTGCTGCCTGCAGCCAAatggagaaagaaaggaaaaaaaacacgcaaCGGAATAAAGAGTTGATGATTCAAAGTGACTAATCTGGTGTATTTTAATGCCTTCTTCTTTTACGCCTGAGTTTTTGCGCCAGACGCAACCGGGACTCGAACCCGGGTCCCCCCGTATCAAAGAAGCGATTTACCCCGCTACAGTACAAAGggattattatattatattatattatattatattatattatattatatattattatatttattatattataatatattatagtATATTATACATGCAAGGaactgggttttgtttttacaggctTTATATAAtgatatataattaaaaataataacactttgccttgttttttaaataaaaagacttgaacttgagtgttttttttttttttttttcaaacagccCTCTGAACCACCTGTCTCAAACTGGCAGGTGGTTTCCAAGATGCTTGGAGTCCACAGAGATGTTAGCTCCCCGCTTCATGTTTAGTACAACATCTGGATGGATCTTCTCTGCAGACCAGGTTGTTTATTGCAGCTTGGTCCTGGCCTGTGTTGTGGCTGAACCGCGGCAGGTAGTAATGGACAGACTGAATATTTGTGGTGTGTGTAGGCAGTTTGTATTTCCTAAGTTGCTGCAGGAAATAAAACTTCTGGGCCTTCCTCCAGACAGTCAATACGTGAGGACCACCTAAGGTCCTGGTAAAAGGCTGATCTTAAGAATCTGGGTGAAACACTGTAAACACTGGGTTGTCGAAGTTGGTAATAGGGAAGAGTGTAAGGAGTGTTCTCCAGAGGTTCACACATCTGTCTCCATCGTGGCTATCACAGCACCAATAGATCAGCCAGTCTACACAGACTCATCATTGTCCTGCATCAGACCAATGACTGCAGTGCCGTTTGCGAACTTCAGGGCTTTCAGCAGCTCACTGAGATGCAGCCATTGTGAGTTGTTATGAGATATAACTGTGAAGAATTGCATTGACTGCCAGTGGATTGAAACTTTTGTGTGTGTTCATAAAAGACCCTGGGTGTGTTTTGTTGTGAACGGGCACAATTTACTGCATATAAATTGACATTAGATAATGAAGTCCTGAGTAGAGTATTTGCGACTAACATTACACCTACGAGccaattgttgttttttttcatataaattatagaaaaaaaacatttactgaaTACACAGctcaaacaaatgtttcaaatcaaaGCAAACTCAAGTGTTAGAATGgcacagtcaaagtccagacctggagatgtgcaataataataataataataagaagaagaagaaacagatttccagaggcTCCTTCCATCTaatttgactgagcttgagctatttcaTAGAGTGGGCATTAGTAAGGAAAAACCAGCAGAGACCTCCCCAAAACACTTGGAGCTCTAATTGCTGCAAAAGTAGTTTTCACACAATATTGTTTTATGGTGGCTGAACTGAAATCCAAACATTacataaaatctaaacaaagaaacagttggtagcactgttgccttgcagcacgAAGTTCCTGGGTTCCAACCCCAGGCTGGAGCTGGATTCTCTCTGCATGGAGTTAGCGTGCACTCTTTCCAGGTAAAAGACCTCCTCACAGTtcagaaacatgactgttaggttaattggttgcTTTAAATCGCCTATGTGAATGTGAGTGTGCACGGTTGTTTGTCTGTGTTGCCCCGCGATAGACTGGCGATCTCTCctgggtgtaccctgcctctcgcccattggctgctggagataggcaccagctcccAGCAACCCTCCACAGAATAGCGCAGGTATGGGAAATGGACGGATAAatgcactgaagtttgtggttgtaacgcaACATTAGGTGAAAGTGAAATGGGCATACATACTTTAGCAATGCATATGATGCAATACACCATGTCCTTAAGGACATTAAGGAGATTTTAGAATATGTGATTGTGGATGTTTATTTATATCATTTCATGTTATgcataattaaaaatgtgtccaCATGCTAAACAGGGAAGAAAACAGTTAGCAGGTTATGGTAAAAGAAAGTCTGTGGTTGTTTCGACGTGTCCCCTCTGCTACATGAATCAGTTCACGGTATCACGCTGGGCTTACCTTTGACGGTGACTCTAACTGTTTTGGAGACATTTCCTCTCTCGTTCCAAGCATGGCAAGTGTAGGAACCTATGTTGAATCCGTTGGCGTTGTTGATGACGAGAGCAGACACTCCGTCTTCAGTTCTCTCATTCACATTTTCAGTCTTGTAGTAAGTCCAGGAGTAGTTGAGGCGTGGGTTGCCTGCAGATGAGCACTTCAGTACCAAACCTTCTCCGGCCTTAACTTCAGAGTCTTCAAGCTCCACTATATCAGACGGTGGGTCTACAAGAATCAGTTGAGCACATGTAAATCAGAGGAAAAGCAAACACAAGACATAATGCATATCTTAACAAGAATAATCCATGAAGTGCTTACAATGAACGACAATGTCTACTGTATAGTTGAGGGTTGTCAGATTGTTAGAAACTGTGACCCAGTACTGGCCCGCGTCTCTTCTCGTTAGGATGTCTGGAAGTTTGACCTCCTCGTGATCTTTGTACCAGATCTCCTGAGGTTCTGGGAAACCCTGACTGCAGATGAGGTTGTGTGGCCTGTACTCTGAAGCGGTGAAAGTATCTGGACACATCCACTCCGGTCCATCTGTAATGGAAAACCTAGAACGCTATTTAAACTCGCTTTACACCAACAACATATCATCTGGCAAAGGTTTTAAATGCTTGGCTGAAGTGAGCATTTAACATGTAGGAATGACACTCACAGTGCACATCAACCTGGATTTTCTCTTCAACTGCATCAGCTTTTACGTCATACGTCCCCGTGTCATTTCTTCTCAGAGGGTCCGTCAGGTTTACGGGATGTCCATCTTTCAGCCAGACAACCGACGGAGGGGGGTTCCCTGTCACGTTGCATTTCCCTTCCAAAGATTCTCCCTCCTGAACCTCTATGGTGTTGCACTCGATATAAGGTCCAACTGGCATGGACAAATGCaaacagtttaatttaattttatttcaagaaCAAGGAGGCCGCTTCAGCTCCTGTCACTACCTTGAAACACGTCTTGGTGTGTAGAAAAACAAGTGCAGTTGGGTGTGAGAATCAGGATTTAAAAGAGGGTTTTTGTAGAAGGTCCTGTCACATGTTTGAAGTAGGCCTGGGCCTTTATGTTATCGTTAAACTATCGTGAAAAATTTTTCATCATGATAAGGATTTGGGTTTATAATGACAACGATAAATACCAATTAGTCATGTCTGAAAACCCCCATAAACTGCCAGTATGGTTACAATTGATATTTTAGCAATTTTCTCCACTGTCTGTTATTTCAGGGCATCAATAAATGTCAGTAATCtctaaaatacaaagaaatgccATTACTGTGTGCAGCTGAGTgctaaaaatctaatttctttaTGTGACCTGTgtcctgatgaaacatatttagaattttgttttagtatatgttacattattaaatgtgtcttttaaggacagtatttgtatttatgggGCAATAATTGACATGAAGGCACAGCCAGTTACCTAAAAAGACTACAAGAAGAAGCCGGTAATAGTCTTTTTTTCATCACTTTTATCGTTATCAAAAAAATAGTAGCACAATATATCATCAAAATTAACGTCCATGTCGCCCAACCCTAGTTTAAAGCAtgcttgttgtttttcctgtgttCCTTCTCTGAACGGCACATATGTGTTGGCATCAGTATTGTgtgttttagtttcagtgtTCCTACATctagatggggggggggggggggggggtactttcTGTGATGTCAAAGTCTGGTCTGGGGATTCAATTTAAATGCCCTATGAGTGCCCATAAGTGGTAAGATAATTATTAGCCAGGCGAAACAGAAAGTGGAGTCATCCagtcagtttttctttcagtttcaaGATTCCAGCATCTGGATAGCATAGTGTGAGATTAAATCATGTTGTTATTGGGTGAAGGCAGCCGTAGAAAATTAACTAAAGCTGCATAGctggagtttttatttttctacggTTTGGTCTCCTCAATGCAGCGACTACCGGATGCAGAATCGGTACACATGAAATCATGTAGAATTGaggaaagacaaagaaaaaaagggatgtTTATTACTTACACAGAACTTTGATATTTAGCTCCTGTGAAGATGCATTAAACTTTGAACCTTCTGGTCCTAAGTCCATGTGCGCTTCACATCTGATAGTGGTTCCGTCATGCTGTCTCGTCGGTGTAAAACTATGGACAGACGTCTGGTTTGTGGGTTTCTTTTGTTCACTCTGAAGAGTGTTTGTGTGAATGAGCGCATCTCCCCTGTACCACCTTATCGTGAGATTTTGAACTGGTGCAATATTGAGAATGCTGCATGTGAAGTTGTACTCCACGTTTTCTCTAATTCCTTCATTTAAGTCAGCGCTGGAGCTGATGCTAATGGTTTCTGGAAAGGCTGGAAGAAAGCAAAGGCAGATTAGACATAGTTAAAGAAGCATTTTTGATGTGTGCTCAATCTGCCAGACCTACTGTAGATTACAAGATCCAGTTTGGTAAGACATTGCTTTCCGTGTATATCGTTGAGGAAGCATTTGGGACTAATATCCCACTGAATTAGACTCTCAACTGTCCACATCACAGATCTCTGTTCCCGGATGCCTGTGCCTCCTTGTGAAGCTTCCCAACCGACTCCTGCAACGTCACTTGCTGATGTGCTGCAGTTGACTGATACTGGGTCTCCGTGTTTCACCACAACGCGGGGTGGGATCAGCTCGACAGCACAGGAGGCATCTTCACCTGCCACATGAAAGTACAGCAACATGCTCGCTGTTGATATGATTAAATAGGAAAAGTCCCTGTCCtctttgatttctgttttatttatcttcCCATTTCAAATTGTGTCTGCAGAACTGGAAAACTTCATTAAAGCTCTGTTcaaaagtaaagtttgcatATCAAAGGACCAAAAGGGTCTCAAAGTTTGATACAATAATCTTTGTTTTCTAACATCAAGATAAGCATTTGAACATGTACTTTTAAAGCTTTCGACTAATATACACAAATCTTTTTTATCAGCAAAATGAATATAACAAAGAACAATGCCTCAGATTAGACCGACAAAAACAACAGTGTTTTCCTAAAAGGTAACAGTCCAAAAATAGATGAAAGTAAACCAGATAGGGTTCTGGTGACCTTAACTTCAtgttctgaacaaaaatataaaaaagggcTATCATACTCGATGAACTGAATcccataaaaagataaaaagaacttgAAAAAATTTGTGAAGTTGGTTTCACATGTGCACTCCCCAATAAAAACAAGTTACTAACAACAGCAGTGAGTAGTTTATTAACCCCAGCTGAGGCAAGAAAAGTGGAGGGCTGATTGCTTTGTCAACTTCACAAACAATTTAGTTACATCTTTTCCATATTTAAGGAATAAGTTCTGCTTTCAAGGGTATTGACATCAGCGTGTCCTCATGTCGGAATGATTTAAATACTAATGTGaagccaattttttttaaaagccagttTTTAATAACAGGCGTGTAGTAGAGATAGACTCATGAGCGGCAATAATTCTGGGCCAGGTTTACGTAGAGATTTCTCTGTTTCCTAATGTtactttttggttttgtttgaatTCGTCAAAATTTCTAAAAGTAATAACCAAATCGAATATGCTCTGATAGTGACAAAGGGTTCATCGAGCAATTTTTAAAATCAGTATTATTAATTTCCGTCCACATTTGAGACTGTCGTGACTAAAAGCAACTAAGCTTTTACGCAATAGGGCGCTTcgcttttttttcacattacactgccccctgctggatgAAACAGCGTTCTGCAGATTCCTATAGATTCACGTACCGCATCTATAGTTCACAGATAGTTCAGGTCTTTGACTAAACAATAGCCTCTGGGTTATTTTCATacagattagatttttttgctttttgttttgttttgctaaaaCATTCCCAGATGGTAGTAAATGGATTAACACACTATGACCAAAACACACATCTCATGAATTACATGTTAAATCATTCAACAGCAAGAACAATTAGTGAAGGTGAAGCCTACCAGGAATTAGGAGGAGTCCTGCAAAGAGTTGAACAAATAGTATCCACTCAGTCATTGGATTCGTTTTGGAGTGAAAAGTGTGTCTTCTGTGGTTTATTCCAGCTCTGCTCCTCTTGTGGGGCTTCTTTGTGCTGACTCGCTTGGAGACCAAGGCTTTTTACACAccaggagagggagggggaaacATGGAGCCAGCTCAGCTTCGCagaaaaaacagacacacacacacaaaacaaactgaGACTGACTCAGGATTATCAGGCGACAGGGGCTTTTTATGTGCTGTTTTAAGCATGTTTGCaattgttttcatattttatctgataatgtAGGTGACAGATTATTTGCAGTGTGATATTATTCGCCTCTCTTAGATGTGTGACACAGTTAAAAAGCAGTTAATCAAGCTAATGTTCTTagcaggttctgatccagtacTTGTTGGATTTCAACAGACTTGTGTTATCAGACCAGCATAAGAACTGGCACAACTAGCCACAATATACGCAACAACTGTCTAAATGTGAGCTGACCTTAATTCTGGGGCGATTTAGACCTGACTGAAGCGTTCTTATTTGGGTTAGTGTGCCTGACCTGATTCTGCAGTGTCAGTCATACCTCGCTTTAGGCTGCGGTATTTATTCCAGTTTGCTGATTTTTCTGGCATTTTGACATCAAACAAGATACCACTCCTTTCTGTTGCCACTTTCAAACACTTTCAAACCCCTACTTTCTGTTGCCACTTTCAAACAATAGGTAGAAAGTTTTTTGGAAAAAGCCATCAACataatgtgaaatatttttattctgtttctgtaTTCAAAATATTTAGCACCTTTTTGTCACAAACAAATTATATTTAGCAACCAATGTTAAGCCATGAAAAGAAGCATTGATCCCATCCTTTTTCTCTTGAAATGAATTTCTAACTGGGAATATCGACATGAAATTCAGACCAGCTGTTGTTAACAAACCAAGTAATTCTCTCATACAAGCAAATGTATACGTTTTATAAATTATAGGGAATCAGAATGTCGCATGTAGAAGGTAATAAAGACATGAAGAACAAAAACGTTAGCAAAAAGCCCAAGAAGACCAAGAAATCATCTGAAATCTGTCTGTATTTACATTGTAATCCCGTGTGAACTTGTGCAACATCAGCTCGCTTAACTAATGACCTTTAAATTAGTTTACCGTCGGTGTAGCAGATAGAAGCGTGTCATGACGGACAAAAGCAAGGAACTCAATTCAGACCTTGCAAAACATACTGATTCATCATTTTCACCATCAACCAGCAGGGACCAGGTGCTCCTTGTACGATCTCCGGCAAATTAGTCAAATAAACAATCAGAAGATTTGTCTAAGAGCCTATGGCTACTGACAGAGAGCTTCAGAAAAGCCTGGAATAAGTAGAGACAGTTTATCCACGAAA
Proteins encoded in this region:
- the LOC105937332 gene encoding hemicentin-1 (The sequence of the model RefSeq protein was modified relative to this genomic sequence to represent the inferred CDS: added 203 bases not found in genome assembly), which gives rise to MTEWILFVQLFAGLLLIPGEDASCAVELIPPRVVVKHGDPVSVNCSTSASDVAGVGWEASQGGTGIREQRSVMWTVESLIQWDISPKCFLNDIHGKQCLTKLDLVIYTFPETISISSSADLNEGIRENVEYNFTCSILNIAPVQNLTIRWYRGDALIHTNTLQSEQKKPTNQTSVHSFTPTRQHDGTTIRCEAHMDLGPEGSKFNASSQELNIKVLFGPYIECNTIEVQEGESLEGKCNVTGNPPPSVVWLKDGHPVNLTDPLRRNDTGTYDVKADAVEEKIQVDVHYGPEWMCPDTFTASEYRPHNLICSQGFPEPQEIWYKDHEEVKLPDILTRRDAGQYWVTVSNNLTTLNYTVDIVVHYPPSDIVELEDSEVKAGEGLVLKCSSAGNPRLNYSWTYYKTENVNERTEDGVSALVINNANGFNIGSYTCHAWNERGNVSKTVRVTVKGAEQECPIEIQPDTMVLEYQSRGQAAVCKPRNADSNVKEIFWQIQPDRNISNESWTPDVSKDWDLSPVCHGDFKGIGRCNKTLLYILYKPPENVSIDTKDNSTSTVEGGVMELKCSIKDVAPAENLKVHWTWQKGNETVELGSVGANNASSCSFPKKRSPVNVECYMNITLNRTHHGTEVRCEAELDLGPKGPQPPPSANSYSFILNVTYKPKINTTKLPKSVPVIRGYKEELVCEADGNPPPKIQWHYSSRTAFLGSNGTLIVNEEGTYNCTAENYLSRDTHVVQVELKEDYLPLLAGFVALTVVGISVIFVTIYSIYYKNTKMRRYSLKNPKLSTLNGNVAHNTWDIQLPVTKLS